The Acidimicrobiales bacterium genome contains the following window.
CTCACGGATGCGGGAGACAAAGTGGGTGGCGAGCAGGGAGTCGCCGCCCAGCTCGAAGAAGTCGTCGTCGACGCCGACCGCCGCCAGGCCGAGGACCTGGGCGCACGAGCGAGCCAGGGCGTCCTCGATGGGTGACGTGGGCGCCACAACGGGCGTCGCCAGCTCCGGTCTCGCCGACCGTGGGTCCGGGAGCACCCTACGGTCGGCCATGCCGTCGGGCGTGGGAGGCGGAGGCGGGAGCAGTCGCCATCGTCGCCGGCGGGCGGGCAGGCGAACCCGTACTCGATCTCTTCCAGCCCATCCGGAAGCCCCGCACATTCACGTGGGAACTCCCCGTGGGGTATTTTGCGGCAGTGTCGTTCCACTCCGCCGGGACGCCGCCATCCGACAGCACGGTCTCGATCGTAATCGTAGATCCGCCGACATGGGGAGAGCATTTGTCATCCGCCGATATGACTCCTGCTGAGTGACAATGTCGTCTAGACCGACAATGCGGACAGATGAGGCTGCGGAGCCCCGGCCGGACCCGGCTGCGCCCGCTCCGGGCCAGTTCCGCGTCCCCCTGTCGCTCGGTCAGCAGGAGATCTGGAATCACCTCCAGACGTGGCCGGCAGTGGAGCACCTGTTCCATGACACCGTCCGCATCCCACTTCCGGGGCCGGCCGACCACGAGCTCGCCTCTGCGGTGGTCGACCGCCTTCTGCGGCGCCACGAGCTGCTCAGAACCGCCTTCCGGGGCGACGAGGCGGGACAGCCGTACCAGTCCATCGCCGCCACGGTGGTCGCGCCGCCCGTCGGAGTCGTCGATCTCTCGGCCCTCGCCCCCGACGTTCGCGAGGAGGAGCTGCACCGGCTCCTTGCGCTGCAGCACGCCGAGCCGTTCGACGTCTCGATCGCTCCGCTGCTGCACGCCGGGCTGTTCGCCACCGGTGCCGACACGTCGCTCCTCGCCCTCACCATCCACCACCTGGTCAGCGACATCGCCACCGAAGGAATCCTGGCCGCCGACATCACCGAGCTGCACCGCGCCCTCGCATCCGGCGACGAGCCCGAGCTGCCACCACTGCCGCTCCAGTACGCCGACTTCGCCGTGTGGCAACGCCGGCTCGTGGCCGAGCGCGGGGTCGACGCCGAGCGCAACTGGTGGCTCCGCACGCTTGACGGCATGCCGCTCGACATCCCGCTCCCCCACGACCGCCCGCCCTCGCCGACAACGAGCAAGCGGACGAGCTGCGTCGAGTTCGTGGTCCCGGCCGACGTTCACGCGTCGATGCAACGGATCTGCCGAGAGGAGCGGAGCACCCTGTTCATCGTCTCGGTGGCCGCCGTGCAGACCCTGGTCGCCCAGTACACCGGACGCACCGACATCGTGGTGCTGACCACCCTGAACGGGCGCGACCGGCACGAGCTCGAACGTATCGTCGGCCCCATCGCCAACGGGGCCCTCCTTCGCGCGGACCTCTCCGGCGACCCGAGCTTCCTGGAGATCGTGCAGCGCTCCCGCGCCGCCGTCCTCGCCGTGTTCGAGCATCAGCACCTCCCACTCGAGCAGGTGGTCGGGGCGCTTCGGGAGCGTCTGGTCGCCGCCGGCATCGAGCAACACCCGCAGGTGCCCGTCAGCGTGGAGTTCTTCCACACCAGCCAGGGTCACGGGCAGCAAGCCGGCTCGGTGCCGGCGTGCCCACCGGGGGGCCAGCGCCACATCGGGGCCGGCTCGGCGGAGGTACAGGACACCTACAACCCGCTGGCCTTCCGCATGTTCGGCGACGGTCACCAGATGTGGGGCCGACTGGCCTACCACGAAGCCGTCTTCGACCAGGCCACGGCCGAGCGACTCGCAGTCGAGTTCAGGAGACTGCTCACCGCCGTCGCCCACGACCCCGATCTGCGCATCTCCGAACTGCCCGCCGTCGGCCGGGCCGCGAGCTGACCGCCACACTCCTCCGGGAGCGACTCCGCCCAGTCCAGGGGCTGGTGCGCGACTCCACGGCCACGCTCGAGTTCGTCGTCAGCCCCGAGGACCGGGCCCGGGCGGCGGCGGCCAGGAAGGTCATCGAGGACATGTCCCTGCCGGTCGCGGTCAGGGCCGCCTGACGGCCCGGTCGCCCCGGCCCGGCGGTCGGAGCCGCCGCCGGCGCCGGTCGGGGCGGTAGGCGCGGGCCTGGAGCTCGTAGAGCTCGGCGTAGAGGCCGCGCTTGGCCATCAGCTCGCCGTGGCTGCCCGCCTCGGCCACCTTTCCGCCGTCGAGCACGACGATGAGGTCCGCCATCCGCACGGTGGAGAACCGGTGCGACACCAGGAGAGTGATGGCGCCGGTGCCGGCCGCCACATCCCGGGCGACGCCGGCGTAGCGCTCGAACAGGGCGTGCTCGGTCTGGGCGTCGAGGGCGGCCGTCGGCTCGTCGAGCAGCAGCAGCAGGGGTTCGGTGCGCATCATGGCCCGGCCCAGGGCCAGCTTCTGCCACTGGCCCCCGGACAGCTCCGTGCCGCGGTCGAACGACAGGCCGAGCTGGGTGGACAGCCCGCCCGGGAGGGCGTCGATCACGTCGGCCGCGTTGGCGCGCGCCAGCGCCGAGCGGACGGCGGGCTCGTCGGCGGCGAGCGGCAGCGAGCCGACGCCGACCGCCTCGCGGGCCACCACCTCGTAGCGGACGTAGTCCTGGAACCCCGCCGACAGGCGCTCGCGCCACCCGTCCACGTCGAACCGCCGCATGTCGACGCCGTCCACCGTGATCCGGCCACCGGTCGGCTCGTACAGCCGGGTCAGGAGCTTGACCAGCGTTGTCTTGCCGGCACCGTTGTCGCCCACCAGGGCCACGGTGGACCCGGCCCGCAGGTGCAGGTCCACACCGGCGAGGACGTCGGCGTGGCTCCCCGGGTACCGGAAGGCGACCGACTCCAGGCGGATCCCGTCGACCAGGCGATCGGGCACGGAGGCGGGCTCGTCGGCCCGCGCCGCCGCCTCGGCCGCCGCCGCGTAGTCGCACAACCACAGGTACCGGCCCGCCACCTTCACGGCCCGGGTCAGCCAGCCGAGGCTGGAGACAGCGCCCCCCAGCTCGCGGTTGACCTGGGTGGCGAGGGCCACGGCCAGGACGACGTCGCCGGCGGTGGCCCGGCCGTGCACGGCCAGCCAGGCGACGAAGGCGACGGCGCCCACGAATCCAGCGCTGAACACGATGGAGCCGGCGGCGGCCAGGAGGCCCGCGCGCACCTCGGCGACCACCATGCGCCGGTCGATGTCCCGGCACGCCTTCTGGTGCCGGCCCAGGAGCTCGTCGGTGAGCGAGAACAGGCGGACCTCCTTCCCTGGCGCCGCCTTGGTGGCCAGTTCGAACAGGTGGCCGCGCAGCCGCCACCCCTCGGCCGTCTCCTCGTGGCCCCGCTGCACCATCGCC
Protein-coding sequences here:
- a CDS encoding condensation domain-containing protein; the protein is MRTDEAAEPRPDPAAPAPGQFRVPLSLGQQEIWNHLQTWPAVEHLFHDTVRIPLPGPADHELASAVVDRLLRRHELLRTAFRGDEAGQPYQSIAATVVAPPVGVVDLSALAPDVREEELHRLLALQHAEPFDVSIAPLLHAGLFATGADTSLLALTIHHLVSDIATEGILAADITELHRALASGDEPELPPLPLQYADFAVWQRRLVAERGVDAERNWWLRTLDGMPLDIPLPHDRPPSPTTSKRTSCVEFVVPADVHASMQRICREERSTLFIVSVAAVQTLVAQYTGRTDIVVLTTLNGRDRHELERIVGPIANGALLRADLSGDPSFLEIVQRSRAAVLAVFEHQHLPLEQVVGALRERLVAAGIEQHPQVPVSVEFFHTSQGHGQQAGSVPACPPGGQRHIGAGSAEVQDTYNPLAFRMFGDGHQMWGRLAYHEAVFDQATAERLAVEFRRLLTAVAHDPDLRISELPAVGRAAS
- a CDS encoding ABC transporter ATP-binding protein, whose amino-acid sequence is MTTETGRTGLRAAFRAARMVFGLSFRADRWRTCASFALSVAEAIGVAALAYGLKRFTDVVVVGDDGRVAAAAAVLVGLGALGVAGNWMGFMVRARLRERTELAVDLRLLDLTMGAPGLEHLERPEYADQLLLLRSQRGSLSGLTEAAALNLGFAVQAATVLALLAGVHPALLALPLFAVPSLLMATRGEAMVQRGHEETAEGWRLRGHLFELATKAAPGKEVRLFSLTDELLGRHQKACRDIDRRMVVAEVRAGLLAAAGSIVFSAGFVGAVAFVAWLAVHGRATAGDVVLAVALATQVNRELGGAVSSLGWLTRAVKVAGRYLWLCDYAAAAEAAARADEPASVPDRLVDGIRLESVAFRYPGSHADVLAGVDLHLRAGSTVALVGDNGAGKTTLVKLLTRLYEPTGGRITVDGVDMRRFDVDGWRERLSAGFQDYVRYEVVAREAVGVGSLPLAADEPAVRSALARANAADVIDALPGGLSTQLGLSFDRGTELSGGQWQKLALGRAMMRTEPLLLLLDEPTAALDAQTEHALFERYAGVARDVAAGTGAITLLVSHRFSTVRMADLIVVLDGGKVAEAGSHGELMAKRGLYAELYELQARAYRPDRRRRRLRPPGRGDRAVRRP